One segment of Carya illinoinensis cultivar Pawnee chromosome 1, C.illinoinensisPawnee_v1, whole genome shotgun sequence DNA contains the following:
- the LOC122314039 gene encoding protein FAR1-RELATED SEQUENCE 5-like isoform X1, translating into MASTSGQGYKINRNYRCWLTETFDGHDTADDDLSDNLDGNDDMIQPSLQTFPSSLVPLEPFVGMQFESAEDAREFYEMYGRHLGFTIRNNRTRRSLKDNSIIGREFVCSKEGFRIGRQANRKNGVLPSRQATREGCNAMMRIAAKDGGKWAIYGFVKEHNHELNPSKVPPRRSHRLAFCEDEKDLKIRELTTELHREKKKSAAYQQQLQLVLKYIEDHTQRLSLKVEVAANNMRELESEEQDSARSE; encoded by the exons ATGGCAAGCACCTCTGGTCAAGGATATAAAATAAACCGAAATTATAGGTGTTGGCTAACTGAAACTTTTGATGGCCATGATACAGCTGATGATGATCTATCAGATAATCTGGATGGAAATGATGACATGATTCAACCATCCCTTCAAACTTTTCCTTCAAGTTTGGTACCTCTGGAACCATTTGTTGGCATGCAGTTTGAATCAGCAGAGGATGCTAGAGAATTTTACGAGATGTATGGCAGGCATCTAGGATTTACCATACGGAATAACCGCACACGTCGTTCACTCAAAGATAACTCAATAATTGGTCGGGAATTTGTTTGCTCGAAGGAAGGTTTCCGTATAGGAAGGCAAGCAAATAGAAAAAATGGAGTTCTTCCATCACGACAAGCCACTAGAGAGGGATGCAATGCAATGATGAGGATAGCTGCCAAGGATGGGGGAAAGTGGGCTATATATGGTTTTGTAAAAGAGCATAACCATGAGCTGAATCCTAGCAAAGTTCCACCTCGACGATCTCATAGGCTAGCGTTCTGTGAG GATGAGAAAGATTTGAAAATCCGGGAACTAACCACGGAGCTGCATCGTGAGAAAAAGAAATCTGCAGCTTACCAGCAGCAACTACAGttggttttaaaatatattgaggACCATACTCAGAGGCTGTCATTAAAAGTTGAAGTGGCAGCTAACAACATGAGAGAACTAGAGTCTGAGGAGCAAGACAGTGCACGATCTGAGTAG
- the LOC122314039 gene encoding protein FAR1-RELATED SEQUENCE 5-like isoform X2, translating to MIQPSLQTFPSSLVPLEPFVGMQFESAEDAREFYEMYGRHLGFTIRNNRTRRSLKDNSIIGREFVCSKEGFRIGRQANRKNGVLPSRQATREGCNAMMRIAAKDGGKWAIYGFVKEHNHELNPSKVPPRRSHRLAFCEDEKDLKIRELTTELHREKKKSAAYQQQLQLVLKYIEDHTQRLSLKVEVAANNMRELESEEQDSARSE from the exons ATGATTCAACCATCCCTTCAAACTTTTCCTTCAAGTTTGGTACCTCTGGAACCATTTGTTGGCATGCAGTTTGAATCAGCAGAGGATGCTAGAGAATTTTACGAGATGTATGGCAGGCATCTAGGATTTACCATACGGAATAACCGCACACGTCGTTCACTCAAAGATAACTCAATAATTGGTCGGGAATTTGTTTGCTCGAAGGAAGGTTTCCGTATAGGAAGGCAAGCAAATAGAAAAAATGGAGTTCTTCCATCACGACAAGCCACTAGAGAGGGATGCAATGCAATGATGAGGATAGCTGCCAAGGATGGGGGAAAGTGGGCTATATATGGTTTTGTAAAAGAGCATAACCATGAGCTGAATCCTAGCAAAGTTCCACCTCGACGATCTCATAGGCTAGCGTTCTGTGAG GATGAGAAAGATTTGAAAATCCGGGAACTAACCACGGAGCTGCATCGTGAGAAAAAGAAATCTGCAGCTTACCAGCAGCAACTACAGttggttttaaaatatattgaggACCATACTCAGAGGCTGTCATTAAAAGTTGAAGTGGCAGCTAACAACATGAGAGAACTAGAGTCTGAGGAGCAAGACAGTGCACGATCTGAGTAG